The region TCTGCCATTTCAAGATGAGGGTCAACAGGAACAGTTACCTTCTTAAGCATGCCCTTTTGCTCAAGCAGAGCAATAAATTCCCTTAGGTCTTTATAAGCCATTAGATGAGTATAGCATAACTGGGTCCTGTGTATTGACTACCACAAAACAGTCTGTTAATATACAGAAACCTGCTCAGAGAGATACCCTCCCTCTTGTGCAGGAGACCCGGGGATAAGTCCCCCGCTTCCCCGGGTCAAACTTAATCTTTAAGCGAAATAGCATCCACAGGGCAGTTCTCCTCAGCCGCCTCGCAACAGCCAACAAACTCGCATGCCTCTGGGTCTATGACCTCTGCCTTTCCGATGGTCTCATTCAGGTAAAAAACAGCAGGGCATATCTCCTGACATGTCCCACATCCAATACAAAGCTCCTCATCGACATAAGGTGTCAAAGCCCTGCTACATCCATCAGGAATCTCTCATATCCCTTTGAGATATTGTCCCATGTGTAGTCCTTTGCATATGGTCTTGCCTTATCAGCCATCCTGTGTCTCAGGACATCGTCTTTAAGGAGAAGGTTTATCTTTTGAGCTAAATCTTTTGATGAGCCTGTCTTAAAAGAGATGCCAAAGCCACCTTGTATTGCAAAGGAAAGCTCAGGTATGTCGCTTACTATAACAGGCCTTCCGCATGCAGCTGCCTCAAGAACAACAATGCCCCACCCCTCAAACCTCGATGGCAAAACAAAGACCTTTGCAGCCCTCAGGACATCAATCTTTTCCTCCTCGGAAAGAAATCCCCTAAAGACGACATTTTTAAGTTTTAGCCTTTGAGCCAGCTCTTTTAGCCTTTGCTCATCCCTTCCCCTTCCAACGACAAAGAGCAATGTATCTACCCCTTTCATTGCATCGAAAAGACTGTCGAGACCTTTGTTTTTGATATGAAGCCTTCCTATATAAAGGATATAATCTCCTTCTTCTGATAGCTCGGACATAAGGAGATTGCTATTTATCCCAGCTGGAAAAACCACTGTATGCGAAAGTCCAAGCTTCTTTTTCGTTCCCTCTGAAAGAGCAGTTATACGGCTAAAAAGCCTTGGATAAAATGCCTCTATAAGAAAAAAGGGAAGCCCTAAAAACCACCACCTCTTAAAAATTCCCCAGCCTTCTTTGTGGTTTACATGAAGTATGACAGGTTTTTTTGTGAGAAACCTTGAAAAAACAGGGTTCCATGGTGCAAAGTCCTCGACAACGATGTCAAATTCATCACCATGCCTTTTCAAAAACCTTCCTGCATGAAATGCATAGGAAAATGTGGAAAGGATATAGTTTCTGTCAGTGCCTAAGAACTTATATTCTATGCCTCCTTCTTTATAGGCAGAGGAGCCCGGATACATCCCG is a window of Nitrospirota bacterium DNA encoding:
- a CDS encoding ferredoxin; its protein translation is MTPYVDEELCIGCGTCQEICPAVFYLNETIGKAEVIDPEACEFVGCCEAAEENCPVDAISLKD
- a CDS encoding glycosyltransferase family 4 protein, whose translation is MKILHLIYDHMSNPWVGGGGAVRVYELYRRLSEKGHEITIISGMYPGSSAYKEGGIEYKFLGTDRNYILSTFSYAFHAGRFLKRHGDEFDIVVEDFAPWNPVFSRFLTKKPVILHVNHKEGWGIFKRWWFLGLPFFLIEAFYPRLFSRITALSEGTKKKLGLSHTVVFPAGINSNLLMSELSEEGDYILYIGRLHIKNKGLDSLFDAMKGVDTLLFVVGRGRDEQRLKELAQRLKLKNVVFRGFLSEEEKIDVLRAAKVFVLPSRFEGWGIVVLEAAACGRPVIVSDIPELSFAIQGGFGISFKTGSSKDLAQKINLLLKDDVLRHRMADKARPYAKDYTWDNISKGYERFLMDVAGL